The Pararhizobium sp. IMCC21322 sequence CAGATCAATGGTTGGGCCGCTGGTGAAATCGCTCATACTGTCTCCGCCAGACCCAACTCATCGGCTGCTGCGCGGACAAAACCGCCGACCGTGTCGAAAAGCTCAGGAATTTCCAGCAGGAAGGCATCGTGGCCCTTATCCGTGTCCACTTCCAAAAACGACACATTCGCGCCAGCCGCATTCAAAGCATGAACAATGGCCCTGTTTTCCGAGGTCGGAAATAACCAGTCGCTGGAAAATGAGACGCAGCAGAAACGGGTGCTGGTCTGATCAAATGCATGAGCAAGCTTTCCGCCAAACTCGCGTGCCAGATCAAAATAATCCATCGCCCGGGTCATGTAGAGATAGCTGTTTGCGTCAAACCGATCCACAAAGCTCATACCCTGATGACGCAGATAGGATTCGATCTGAAAATCGGCTTCGAACCCAAATGTTATGTCATCCCGCTCTTGCAGATTACGGCCAAATTTCCGGTGCAGGGCCCCTTCCGACAGATAGGTGATGTGTGCAGCCATACGCGCCACAGCCAGACCCTTGGTGGGCCGTATGCCGAAACTGTAGTAATCACCGCCATGCCAGTCAGGATCGGCCATCACCGCCTGACGGCCAACTTCGTGAAAGGCGATGTTCTGTGATGTATGGCGCGCGGCTGTTGCGATGGGCACGGCCGCATAAACCCGTTCCGGATAGCTGACAGCCCATTGCAGAACCTGCATGCCACCCATGGACCCGCCTATGACGGCGAACAATCTATCGATGCCAAGATGATCGACAAGTTTGGCCTGCGCATTGACCATATCCTTGATGGTGACAACCGGAAATCCCAATCCATATGGAACCCCATCCGGTGTTTCATTGGCAGGGCCGCTGGACCCCATGCATCCGCCAACAACATTGCTGCAAATAACGAAAAATCGGTTTGTGTCGACAGGCTTGCCCGGCCCCACCATGGATTCCCACCAGCCGGGCTTTCCTGTTATTGGGTTATTCGTGGCCACGTGCTGGTCGCCTGTCAGCGCATGACACACCAGAACGGCGTTGGATTTGTCAGAATTCAGTGTGCCATAGGTCTGATAGCCGATCTGCAAAGGTGCCAGCCTGGCTCCGGCTGCCATATCCAACCCATCATCTGGACCAAACCGCACAACCAGACCGCTGGGTTGACGTGCTTCTTTCAGGGAAGCTGTCAAAGGGTCGTTGGAGATTGTAGATTGCGACATGGGTTGGCTGGTGCTCACATTTTGCTGAAATCGGCGGATAGCTACGGTCAGGGCTTGTTGACTGTCAATGTTTTCTTTGATTTTCCGCTTTACGACGCATATGAAGACGCGACGTTTAAACCTAGATAAAGCCAACAACAACAGCTGTCCGTGCCCAACAGGAAACGACTATGACCGACACATCCCCCAAAGGCCCGGTTCCGCGCGCCTCGGTGCTGAAGATTGCACCATATATTCCAGGCAAAAGTCAGGCCAGCGGTGTTGATCCGAAAAGCGGAAAAGTTTTCAAACTGTCGTCCAATGAAAATCCGCTTGGCACCAGCCCACAGGCCATTGCGGCCCTTCAGGCATCAACCCATCTGGAAGACTACCCGGATGGCAGCTCGTCGCGCCTGCGCCATGCAATTGCCGATGCCCATGGCCTGAACCCCGACCGAATTGTCTGTGGTTCCGGTTCAGATGAAATTCTGTCGCTGCTATCTTATGCCTATCTGGAAGACGGGGATGAGGCTATTTACACCGAGCATGGCTTCCTGGTTTACAAAATTGCCATTCTGGCTGCTGGCGCAGAGCCGATAGTGGTGCCCGAACATCATCACACAGCGAATGTGGACAGCATTCTGGCAGCCATTACCGAACGCACAAAGATGGTCTTTCTGGCCAACCCCAACAACCCGACGGGAACGTATGTTCCGTTTGATGAGGTAAAGCGACTGCATTCGGGTTTACGGCCCGACATCATTCTGGTTCTGGATGGCGCCTATGCGGAATATGTGCGTCGCAACGACTATGAGTCCGGTATCGAACTCGTGGCCAATTCCGCCAATGTTGTCATGACCCGCACGTTCTCCAAAATTTACGGCCTCGCCAATTTGCGCCTGGGCTGGTGTTTTGGCCCCGAGGGTGTGATTGACGCCATCAACCGCATTCGCGGTCCGTTCAACGTCAATGGCGCAGCTCTGGCAGCTGGCGAAGCCGCTCTTGCAGACAGCAACCACATTGCCCGTTCGGTCGATCACAATGAAACCTGGTTGAAGCAGATGAGCGATGGCTGTCAGGCATTGGGTCTGGATGTAACGCCGAGTGTGGGGAATTTCATATTGGTGCATTTTTCCAGTGATGGCGATCATTCAGCAGAACGGGCGGATGCCTTTTTGCAGGACCGTGGTGTTGTGGTACGGCGGGTTACAGCCTATGGACTGCCGGATGCTTTGCGTATCACCATAGGGACCGAAGAAGCCAATCTTGCGGTTCTTGCCGCATTGAAAGCGTTTTTAGGCAGGTAAGTGACAGTTGAGATGACGCAATCCCCCACGCCTCCAGCTTTAGATGAGCCTGTCTTTGGCAAGCTGACCCTGATCGGAATTGGCCTGATCGGATCCTCGATTGCGCGCGTGGCCCGCGCCAGAAACATTGCCGGACATATTGCGGTCTCCTCAAGACGTGCTGAAACACTGACACGGGCCAAAGAACTGCAACTTGGCAACAGCTACACGCAGGACGCAGCAGAGGCGGTCAAGGATGCGGATTGCGTTATTGTGTGTGTGCCCGTGGGCGCAAGCGAGCAAACAGCGAAAGCCATCGCCCCTCACTTGAAGCCCGGTGCAATTGTCTCGGATGTGGGGTCGGTCAAGCGGTCCGTCATTGACCAAATGCAACCGCATCTGCCCTCAAATGTGCATTTTATCCCGGCCCACCCCGTTGCTGGTACGGAAAAGTCCGGCCCTGATGCCGGGTTTGAAACCCTGTTTGACAATCGCTGGTGCATACTGACGCCACTGCCGGACACAGATCAAAACGCGCTTGATCGCCTCAATCGCTTCTGGGCAGCTTGTGGTGCCAATATGGAACAGATGGATGCAGATCACCACGATCTGGTTCTGGCCATTACCAGCCACCTGCCGCATCTGATCGCCTATAATATTGTGGGAACGGCGAATGATCTTGAAACAGTGACTGAGTCGGAAGTCATGAAATACTCCGCTGGTGGTTTCCGTGATTTTACGCGGCTTGCAGCATCTGATCCCACCATGTGGCGCGATGTCTGCCTGCATAACAAGGATGCCCTGCTTGAAATGCTGGCACGGTTTTCAGAGGATTTATCTGCCCTTCAACGCGCTATCCGCTGGAGCAAGGGTGACGAATTGTTTGAGCTGTTCACCCACACGCGCGGCATTCGGCGCGCAATTATTGATGCCGGTCAGGAAGTCGACCTGCCGGATTTCGGGCGTCAGGCAGGCTTGCAGCAAAGCGACGACGACAATTCATCAAAATAGATTTGGTATCCGGCCAATTGGCAGTATTCCTGCGCTGACAATCCCGTTCCGTAATGTCAGAGCAATGATGACCTTTCCATCTGGATTGTTTCCGGCGAGGCCGGAAAAGGTCGCCGCAATCTGTTCCGCGTTCTGGCGAAACCGGGGCGCAATGGCTGCAACAAGATCCGGAAGCTTGTCCATACCGGTGATTTCAAGTTTCACCTGACCGGATACCAGCCCATCTTGTGAAATGGTCACCGGGCCCGACGCATTTGCGGCGAAACCCAAACTGTTGAAACTCAGCTTTTCCAAATCCAGCGCACCGCCACTGTTGAGCCAGTTGGCAAGCAAAAGGTCTGGATCAAATCCCAGGGCTTCTCCTACATTTTTGGCTGTCGCCAGAAGACCCAAATCCATTTCCGGCAATGCCTTGCCAGAGCGGGTGGTCAGAATGTCACTCAGTGTCAGAGCAACGTCAAAGTCCGTCTGCGAATCGGGGTTGGGGCGAACATGCAATTGTGCCCCCTGCACGGTCATCTGCTCAAGGCCGCCAAGGCTACCAAGTCCATCAAGTCCATCAGGGCCATCAAGGTTGGCAGGGCCGGATAGCGCATTGGCAATGACGTCAATTTCCTCGGCAACCAGAGATGCCCGTTTCAAGCCGGACAGGCCTGCAGACACGCTGGAACGCGCGCTCTTCCAGCGCCCGACCAATTCGCCACTCAATCCGGCAGCCGGCGACAGTTTTACCGTCAGCGGACCATCTGCCTCGGCAATCACATGACCGGGCTTGTAGAGCAACGCAACGCTGCGCACGGAATCAATATCGGCTTCTATGCCGCGGTCCTGAGCATCCAGCACTGCTTGCCCACAGGAAACTTCAAGATGAAACGGATAACCGGAGACAGTTCTCTCATTGCAACTGACATCGCGACCCATTCGAACGCTTTGCTGCTCGACCCGGTCAATTACCTTTCCTGTTGCCACGCTTGCGCCATACCAAAGCACGGACCACAGGAGCACCAGACCGACGATGATACTCATCAGCCACTTCACT is a genomic window containing:
- a CDS encoding homoserine O-acetyltransferase, which produces MSQSTISNDPLTASLKEARQPSGLVVRFGPDDGLDMAAGARLAPLQIGYQTYGTLNSDKSNAVLVCHALTGDQHVATNNPITGKPGWWESMVGPGKPVDTNRFFVICSNVVGGCMGSSGPANETPDGVPYGLGFPVVTIKDMVNAQAKLVDHLGIDRLFAVIGGSMGGMQVLQWAVSYPERVYAAVPIATAARHTSQNIAFHEVGRQAVMADPDWHGGDYYSFGIRPTKGLAVARMAAHITYLSEGALHRKFGRNLQERDDITFGFEADFQIESYLRHQGMSFVDRFDANSYLYMTRAMDYFDLAREFGGKLAHAFDQTSTRFCCVSFSSDWLFPTSENRAIVHALNAAGANVSFLEVDTDKGHDAFLLEIPELFDTVGGFVRAAADELGLAETV
- the hisC gene encoding histidinol-phosphate transaminase; translation: MTDTSPKGPVPRASVLKIAPYIPGKSQASGVDPKSGKVFKLSSNENPLGTSPQAIAALQASTHLEDYPDGSSSRLRHAIADAHGLNPDRIVCGSGSDEILSLLSYAYLEDGDEAIYTEHGFLVYKIAILAAGAEPIVVPEHHHTANVDSILAAITERTKMVFLANPNNPTGTYVPFDEVKRLHSGLRPDIILVLDGAYAEYVRRNDYESGIELVANSANVVMTRTFSKIYGLANLRLGWCFGPEGVIDAINRIRGPFNVNGAALAAGEAALADSNHIARSVDHNETWLKQMSDGCQALGLDVTPSVGNFILVHFSSDGDHSAERADAFLQDRGVVVRRVTAYGLPDALRITIGTEEANLAVLAALKAFLGR
- a CDS encoding prephenate/arogenate dehydrogenase family protein; protein product: MTQSPTPPALDEPVFGKLTLIGIGLIGSSIARVARARNIAGHIAVSSRRAETLTRAKELQLGNSYTQDAAEAVKDADCVIVCVPVGASEQTAKAIAPHLKPGAIVSDVGSVKRSVIDQMQPHLPSNVHFIPAHPVAGTEKSGPDAGFETLFDNRWCILTPLPDTDQNALDRLNRFWAACGANMEQMDADHHDLVLAITSHLPHLIAYNIVGTANDLETVTESEVMKYSAGGFRDFTRLAASDPTMWRDVCLHNKDALLEMLARFSEDLSALQRAIRWSKGDELFELFTHTRGIRRAIIDAGQEVDLPDFGRQAGLQQSDDDNSSK
- a CDS encoding DUF2125 domain-containing protein — translated: MARKVKWLMSIIVGLVLLWSVLWYGASVATGKVIDRVEQQSVRMGRDVSCNERTVSGYPFHLEVSCGQAVLDAQDRGIEADIDSVRSVALLYKPGHVIAEADGPLTVKLSPAAGLSGELVGRWKSARSSVSAGLSGLKRASLVAEEIDVIANALSGPANLDGPDGLDGLGSLGGLEQMTVQGAQLHVRPNPDSQTDFDVALTLSDILTTRSGKALPEMDLGLLATAKNVGEALGFDPDLLLANWLNSGGALDLEKLSFNSLGFAANASGPVTISQDGLVSGQVKLEITGMDKLPDLVAAIAPRFRQNAEQIAATFSGLAGNNPDGKVIIALTLRNGIVSAGILPIGRIPNLF